The sequence cctggatggaattatgtgaCCCGTCCTTAACTTCAAAATGGTGAAAAACATCTGTGACCAGCATCCTTACCCACTGAGCACGAACCGACACACACCAGACGTCCATGGATGTTGAAATATGGTCGGTCTGCCCTTGCTGTGAGATTTCAACATCCACAGATGTTGTTTTTTGGTATAGTCCAGACTTGTTTTAATTTCAGCTTTCGCAGACAGATTTTTGGTCCTGACCGGCTTTGATTTTGCCCGAACATAGAAGTggatgattggttcagatttggtccagtagagtacagtaaaataACAGTTCAGTAAAGTGCTGTACTGTAAAATAGTGTAGGAGAGTTTAGTACGGTAGAGCACACTAGAGTGGAGTACAGTATAATGTGCTATACTGagctctactatactgtactttgATGTCCAAACTCTCAAAACATAGATGTCGTCTGTTATTGTTTCAGATTTGGCCCCGACCAACCAAACATGCTCTTGTTTGGGGGCAGAGCTTATTAAAATAATAGCCAGTGTAAATAATTCCCAAATGTGACCAAATATGCTGTTCGGTTCAAATTCTCAGAGTAAAAAACTCAACCAAGTTTATTCTTCTGAGAGGatcaatacagctgcattagacaaacattttcacacaattactgatatttaacccttcctcctaggctgagtctcctcctacacatctgtaCAAACATTGTCTTTACTGCTAGGCAGGACACTAAATGATACCGACCATAAACTTTTTTATTTCTCCCTTAACGTAACCTGATCTTTGCCCCCCCCATCCCCATCACTAATCAATggctctctccccttatcaatgCCTGACACGTGATCGCTTCCCTGCACTAAATATTTCAATAGGATGCCTGAtataatgtaaacgttatacattaccctctctccctcagcgacataagtatatttcatattctcagaacccaacaatgcaaaggaggatattgcATAATTGTACCTTTTTTGTGTACCTATTCAGGCTCTAACGCTATGAAGAGAATGATATTCATATCCAGAATTATGCGTTTCTGTATAGCACAGATCCGGGACCCATGATGTAATCCCTTGTCACCAGGTCTAAATCCACTTCATTTACTGGAGTTCAATAACCAACAGATTTTTTCAATGTGAAGGTGTCATGTCATTGCTGAATTTGGAGTAGATATTTGGAAAACGTGAAAAAACAGAGATTTTACTGAAATtatgttaccaaactttgcatctaccgtaattgctggactattaagcgcacctgaatataaaccgcacccactgaattattaaaaaatatgtattttgtacataaatacgccgcacatgtctataagccgcaggtgcctaccggtacattgaaacaaatgaacttggtcactatcttcctcctcctgtgcactgaaaccactgaagtcatctccttcggtgtcggagttgaatagcctcagaattgcttcatccgatgttggatcgttttcattgtcgctctcgtcactttcatccggaggcaaataccccgctgagctcatgctgccccttcaacacgcagcagtccagcctttcgaaacccgttgatgatagtggattttttgacaatgctccacgctgtcaggacccactggcagacttgaccataagttgctcttcgcatgcagcccgttttagtgaaggatttctccccacttgtcatccaagactcccactgaacaaggagcgccaccttaaatgcacgatttacactgatgtcgagtggctgcaaatactttgggccacctgcttttcttccctctgaaagccttttgttgtctttttgcactgagtcagttcctcacgctgctgtttccaacgtcttatcatcgactcattaaggccaagctcccgtgcagcagctctttccttttccaacagccagatcgatcgccttcaacttgaaagctgcatcatatgcatttctccgtgtctttgccatgatgagggtgacaaaattactaccgtaatcagaatgatgggaagtttgagcgcgctcgattttacGTCGCATTATGTGACTGTGCTcggttttttggcggcatgaatcttgtgaaagcgggaaaaatccataaattagccgcgtcattgtataaaccgcgaggttcaaagcgtgggaataaagtagcggcttatagtccagcaattacggtacagTTTTTCCACTAAATGTGTTTTTATAAAATGTTgtgtaaattgttaaaagtagtctttgtgtgtagttgtatggtttgttcaaTTGAATTGTGTAATCTATTGTATGGTCATATAGAATGACTTTGGTATGTTTGTTAGATTTTTATATTGGTCATAGCTGAAACCAAAGCTGAAGAATGCAGCAGCAAATAGCCATTATTTTTGGATACAGGTTACAGTTTATTCCTCACCTGTCATTGTATCATTGACAGTGAAGTTGTTGCAAGACACTTGGCTACTCATACACACGTGTCaaataaccaacccataaatATGCAGTAGGCCTGTGTGTATCTAACCCTGAAACCTTGGAACGGCATGCACTGATCGTAGTGTTGGAAACGTGAGAGGATTAATTTGTCAGTCATACTGTATCGTCCTACTTTGAAGTGTAACCTGGAGTGAATGAGTTGAAGTCGGGTAGTTCATTGCTAGCACACAGCTAGAGCTTTAAACCTCTGCACCCCTGGAATGAAGGTATTTGTTTATATAATTGCACAATGTAAGGTCTAAAGTTTGCATGCCACCTCCATGACCCCTCACGTGCACTAGCTCACTCTCTGACACTCACACATTCGCGTAAACACATGACCGCTTGCTTTGAGGACTAATGGAAATGGAGAGCTGCGTCTCACAAAGCTGCTCTGCAGGAAGCTGCCAGTTACCAAGGCATGACAGTTCAGATCAGCTGGAGTTGGTGTGTTGTCAAAACAAAAGAGAGATGGATAGTATTACATGTTTTAAATGGGAGAGGAGTGAAAGTGATGAGTGCAGTGGGGAGTCCAGATGTGTTTTGACACTTGATAGTACAAATATTGCCAGTAATTGGAGACTGTAAATTACAGTTTGCTTAGTTGCCGTACAAATGAAGTGTAGGATGATGTTTGTTTTTATGATGTGCACTTATACTTTTAAAACAAGAACCTGGTTGTATTagatttaaattatttatttggtAAATGTTATTAAAaatgttttgtattatttttgCAGGTCTTCCCTTTGCCTTCCACGGTGGTTTAAGATGGGTGCCTATGAGGAAGACACTCCCACTGCTTGACTATTTAAGTCCTAGGTTCCCCAGACCACCATTcaccagccagcccaaccactggCACGGTAAGACCACTTAttgattctctctctgtctttctgtctctgtgatTCTCTCTTCAAGGCCTCTTACTTCTTTTGCAATCAATGTTCCCCCAGCCTTGCTGATTTCAAGGGTCACCGATGTCACAATAGGACGGTGTCCTTGCATCAGTGAGGTGACGTAAACTGCATACTGTAGGCGTGCCCCACTTTAGTGACTGTCTGCTCGCTGAGGGTGTGAGACAGGCTGTGAAGACCTAGGACACTCCTGGTAAATTCACTGCCAGCCGTGTTGTGAGGTGAATTTATCGTCATCTGATTAACCCGCTAACTATCTGGCTGTTGTGATGTTTAGGCGTGAGGTTAGGTCAGTCTGCCCTGGCTCACTGTGGAATGTGTCAATAGACCACCGTCCAGGAGTGTGTGGGAGCCTTGAACTAATGCCAATTTGATTAGCAATATTATCGGGACCGGCAGACATGCCTACTGTGGAGTTATGTTGTGGTTTCAATGTTTAATTAACTATTATTGCGCTTACTGAGACCTCCTAATGCTCTGAAATGGTAGAATAACCAAATAGAAAATGATTAGGTGTGAATGATAAGCAATCTAGTGGTGTAAAATGTTTCCATCTAAGCACCTACTGTGTTCATTGCATGTATCTAGCTCCTCATGCTTGAAGAGAAACTAAGAGCCAGCGATGAATATAACTAACtagtctctcccctctttctctcactacaGCATTTTATTCATCCCCTTCAGTGTCTAATCAGACACCGTCCTGATCCACCCGGGCTGCGCCACCTATAGCTACCGTCCCCCCCAACCCCATCTCCATTCCGAGCCTCTCACCCACTGACATCATGGGGGACGTAGTACAGATGCACTTCACCACGCCGGACTATGTGATCTTCGCCCTACTGCTGGTGGCGTCCACGTGCATCGGCCTGTTCTACGCCCTGTCCGGCGGGCGCCAGCGCACCACGCAGGAGTTCCTATTGGCCGACCGTTCTATGAGCTGCCTGCCCGTGTCGCTGTCACTGCTCGCCACCTTCCAGTCAGCCGTGGCCATCCTGGGAGCGCCCTCGGAGATCTACACCTATGGAACGCAGTACTGGTTCCTGGGAGTCTCCTACTTCCTCGGTCTGCTTATCCCTGCCCACGTCTTCATACCGGTCTTCTACAGGCTCCGCCTCACCAGCGCTTATGAGGTGAGCTCTAAGCCATTACCTTACCTAGAGAGAGAACCGTGTCTGTTGATTATGAGGAGGAGTTTGTGTACCTGAGTATCTCTGTGCGTCTGTCTTGCTAGAACCCTGGTAAGGAAGTATAGTtgaatgcaacaaaaaaaacaaatgttCTCAGCATGTCTGTTCATTTTGAAACGATAGCTAAGTGTAAACCAGAGTCCGCCTCTCCATTGAGCATCATTGTGCAGCAGGTGAGTGTCGCTAACAACAGGAATGTGCACCAAGTCTTTACTTGTATTGTCCTCAGAATAGACACATTCACAGATGACTGTTGCTTTATGATCTGTGATGGGCTTTAACATCCctttccttcttctcctctctctaaccttttCTGTCTTTTCTTCCTCTATAGTATTTGGAGCTGCGCTTCAATAAGACTGTGCGCATTATGGGGACCGTGACCTTTATCTTTCAGATGGTGAGTGTGTGTCCTTTACACTGGTGTAGTTACGTCTGTGTATATGCTCGTGTAATGTGTCTATGTTACCTCTGTTTGCTTCCCTCTGAATGTTGAAAATGTTTTGTCACCGCAGGTGATCTATATGGGGGTGGTCCTCTATGCCCCAGCACTCGCACTCAATGCAGGTAAAGGGATCTGTCACGTGTATTTACTACGTCATACTTTATCAAGTGGTAGAATAATAGTTGTACTGATTACATTCAGTGAGGGCTTTAGTACCTTTTCTGGCTTTATAGATGGTCAATGACCGGTGTGCTGTAATTGTGACGTCTGTTGGTGATGTGTGCTGTTGATACTGTCCACCTGCAGTGACTGGATTTGACCTCTGGGGGGCAGTGCTGGCCATGGGACTGGTGTGCACCCTGTACACAACATTGGTGAGTTTCTCTTTTCATCAGTGAGTTTTCAATTCAGTCATCCATCTCCCTACAACTCTCAAGGCAATTATGATATATATGTCTGGATTTACAGTATGTATCTCTTGTCTGTCAGGGAGGGCTAAAGGCAGTCATCTGGACCGATGTGTTCCAGACCATTGTGATGTTTGCTGGCCAGCTGGCGGTCATCATAGTGGGGGCCCACCAGGCAGGGGGCATGGGAGAAGTTTGGCGGAAGGCCATGAACGGCAGCCGCATCGCTAGCTTGGAGTGAGTCTTCTCCAGTTCACCGAAAGAGACGTAACGGTCCCTGGACCAGTTACGAACGATATTGGAACTGGTCAATTGCTCTTGTGTGTAGGAAAAGTGTTGTAACCCTCCTCCCCTTTGACCTGCGCTCTGTGCAGTCTGAACCCTGACCCGACGGAGAGGCACACTTTCTGGACGCTGGGGGTGGGCGGGGTATTCCTCATGCTGGCTCTGTACGGGGTCAACCAGGCCCAGGTTCAGAGGTACCTCAGCTCCCGCACTGAGAGGGAGGCCGTCATGTAAGCATCAACACTAACACCTGGTTGAACTGGATTCACATTAAAGATCATGTTAAGAATTAACAATTGCTTAGGTGCGTAATGTTAATATATGTTGTGGTGTGTGTCTCCAGGTCATGCTACGTGGTGTTTCCCTGCCAGCAGGTGGTGTTGTGTCTAGGTTGTCTGATGGGCCTGGTGATGTATGCTCGCTATGGTGAGGAAAGCCCGCTTGATAAGGGCTACGTCAAAACCAATGACCAGGCAAGTAGGACTACTTCCTCCACAACAACCTTAGGAATAGCTACCCCCATAACAACCTTAGGACTAGCTACCTCCACAACAACCTTAGGACTAGCTACCTCTATAACAACCTTAGGACTAGCTACCTCTATAACAACCTTAGGAATAGCTACCTCTATAACAACCTTAGGAATAGCTACCTCTATAACAACCTTAGGAATAGCTACCTCTATAACAACCTTAGGAATAGCTACCTCTATAACAACCTTAGGAAAAGCTACCTCTATAACAACCTTAGGAATAGCTACCTCCATAACAACCTTAGGACTAGCTTCCTCCATAACAACCTTAGGACTAGCTACCTCCATAACAACCTTAGGACTAGCTCCCTCCATAACAACCTTAGGAATAGCTACCTCCATAACAACCTTAGGAATAGCTACCTCTATAACAACCTGAGTCTTTGCTAACTCCGTAACAACACACTAAGTGGGCTCTCATATATTTAggcatttcctgcactcatttgagatAATTTCCACACAGCCACATAGGGCTACACAATATGGGCAAACAATCTAGTctttatttttaaccaaatgttgcaattgcaaTTTCACTGATTTAGagcaaaacacttgggtgaactgttggaatccTGGAAATATAATGATTATTCTAATTgtatagttagaatataataggGGGCTCTTTGAATACAGTCTAATTTGACAACGAATGAAAATGCCAGGGAAGAGTTggtgtgacagggtaggaaccaaaagTGTTGCTAAGTGTTTCAtaggggaccctataatctttggccACATTAAAATGTCTTCTCTTAGC is a genomic window of Oncorhynchus nerka isolate Pitt River linkage group LG24, Oner_Uvic_2.0, whole genome shotgun sequence containing:
- the LOC115107805 gene encoding sodium-dependent multivitamin transporter-like is translated as MGDVVQMHFTTPDYVIFALLLVASTCIGLFYALSGGRQRTTQEFLLADRSMSCLPVSLSLLATFQSAVAILGAPSEIYTYGTQYWFLGVSYFLGLLIPAHVFIPVFYRLRLTSAYEYLELRFNKTVRIMGTVTFIFQMVIYMGVVLYAPALALNAVTGFDLWGAVLAMGLVCTLYTTLGGLKAVIWTDVFQTIVMFAGQLAVIIVGAHQAGGMGEVWRKAMNGSRIASLDLNPDPTERHTFWTLGVGGVFLMLALYGVNQAQVQRYLSSRTEREAVMSCYVVFPCQQVVLCLGCLMGLVMYARYGEESPLDKGYVKTNDQMVLYFVMDVFRDLPGLPGLFVACLFSGALSTISSAFNSLATVTMEDLIKPYCPAMTEAKATLLSKGLALAYGLVCLTMAYVASLMGSVLQAAFSIFGMVGGPLLGLFCLGMFFPWANSTGAIVGLVAGLAMAFWIGIGNFVSRMAVTTPLLPIINATTMPLRGNMTTAVMTTLITSITAKPKPTGVQALYNLSYLWYSAHNSTTVVIVGLIVSLLTGPMKEKDLTPGTVYPVLGNLLFFLPERYREKLCCVTPLSHKPKAINTQPYQMAQESNGVSQHKEEEKIEKDKKDEERASPQPSCRLAHTVQETAL